One genomic window of Monodelphis domestica isolate mMonDom1 chromosome 1, mMonDom1.pri, whole genome shotgun sequence includes the following:
- the LOC103099575 gene encoding transcription initiation factor TFIID subunit 11-like has translation MFPFFTCPPHRSFRTFILILLAPPTLRRVSSSRCDGRKSLGPARPPLLPRVFPRPDSWRTSIHPSLHLLCTVMDEPGESSLEKAGESSASDEVPGVAVPAAAAPAAAVTATTTATTTPTTPTPEQAPGPAALTDTAPEDTNGEGNGDPEEAATEDATELKGQEASDLIETGREDSSLLASAAKKMRIETKERKEKKHEVDEDEIQKMQILVSSFSEEQLNRYEMYRRSAFPKAAIKRLIQSITGTSVSQNVVIAMSGISKVFVGEVVEEALDVCEKWGELPPLQPKHMREAVRRLKSRGQIPNSKHKKIIFH, from the coding sequence ATGTTCCCATTCTTTACGTGCCCTCCTCACAGATCTTTCAGGACGTTTATTCTTATTCTTCTGGCTCCTCCGACGCTCCGTAGGGTGTCGTCATCGCGGTGCGACGGCCGGAAGTCTCTTGGCCCAGCCCGGCCGCCCCTGCTTCCGCGCGTTTTTCCGAGGCCGGACAGCTGGAGAACCTCCATACACCCCTCCCTCCACCTTTTGTGTACCGTGATGGACGAGCCCGGGGAATCGTCACTCGAGAAGGCCGGAGAGAGTTCCGCGTCGGACGAGGTGCCGGGCGTTGCTGTTCCTGCTGCCGCTGCTCCTGCCGCCGCCGTCACTGCCaccaccaccgccaccaccacccCTACTACCCCTACCCCTGAGCAAGCCCCAGGACCTGCCGCGCTGACTGACACTGCCCCGGAGGATACGAACGGGGAGGGGAACGGGGACCCGGAGGAGGCTGCGACCGAAGACGCCACGGAGCTTAAAGGCCAAGAAGCCTCAGATTTAATAGAAACAGGGAGAGAGGACTCGTCATTACTTGCTTCCGCAGCCAAGAAAATGAGGATAGAAactaaagagaggaaagagaaaaagcatGAAGTTGATGAAGATGAAATTCAGAAGATGCAAATTCTGGTTTCATCCTTTTCTGAAGAACAGCTAAACCGTTACGAAATGTACCGTCGATCTGCATTCCCTAAGGCCGCTATTAAACGGCTGATTCAGTCTATCACTGGCACCTCAGTCTCTCAGAATGTCGTTATTGCTATGTCCGGCATTTCTAAGGTATTCGTCGGGGAAGTGGTGGAAGAAGCTTTGGATGTGTGTGAGAAATGGGGAGAGCTACCACCACTACAACCCAAACACATGCGGGAGGCTGTTCGAAGGCTGAAGTCCCGAGGGCAGATTCCTAACtcaaaacacaaaaaaatcatCTTTCATTAG